A genomic segment from Panthera tigris isolate Pti1 chromosome A1, P.tigris_Pti1_mat1.1, whole genome shotgun sequence encodes:
- the MYOT gene encoding myotilin, with product MFNYERPKHFIQTQNPYGSRLQPPGPETSSYSSQTKQSSITIQPRQCTEQRFSASSTVSSHITMSSSAFPASPQQHAASNPGQRVTATYNQSPASFLSSILPSQSDYSSSKIPSNVDTNYQQPSVGQPLSATPSQNANANKPTPRTPDHEIQGSKEALIQDLERKLKCKDSLLHNGNQRLTYEEKMARRLLGPQNAAAVFQAQNDSEAQDSPQHNSEHARLQVPTSQVRSRSSSRGDVNDQDAIQEKFYPPRFIQVPENMSIEEGRFCRMDFKVSGLPAPDVSWYLNGRPVQSDDLHKMIVSEKGFHSLIFEVVRASDAGAYACVAKNRAGEATFTVQLDVLAKEHRRAPMFIYKPQSKKVFEGDSVKLECQISAVPPPKIFWKRNNEMVQFNTDRISLYHDNSGRVTLLIKDVNKKDAGWYTVSAVNEAGVTTCNTRLDVTVRQRQTLPAPKQLRVRPTFSKYLALNGKGLDVKQAFNPEGEFQRLAAQSGLYESEEL from the exons ATGTTTAACTACGAACGTCCAAAACACTTCATTCAAACCCAAAACCCATATGGCTCCAGACTGCAACCTCCTGGACCGGAAACCTCCAGCTACTCTAGTCAGACCAAACAGTCTTCCATTACCATCCAGCCCCGCCAATGCACAGAGCAAAGATTTTCTGCCTCCTCAACAGTGAGCTCTCACATCACCATGTCTTCCTCTGCtttccctgcttctccccagcaGCATGCTGCCTCCAACCCAGGCCAAAGGGTTACAGCCACCTATAACCAGTCCCCAGCCAGCTTCCTCAGCTCCATATTACCATCACAGTCTGATTATAGTAGCAGTAAAATTCCTTCCAATGTGGACACCAa ctaTCAACAACCCTCAGTTGGCCAACCTCTAAGTGCTACACCATCCCAAAATGCAAATGCTAATAAACCCACACCAAGGACTCCTGACCATGAAATACAAGGATCAAAAGAAGCTCTGATTCAAGATTTGGAGAGAAAGCTAAAATGCAAGGACAGCCTTCTTCATAATGGAAATCAA CGGCTAACATATGAGGAGAAGATGGCTCGCAGATTGCTAGGACCACAGAATGCAGCTGCTGTGTTTCAAGCTCAAAATGACAGTGAGGCACAAGATTCACCACag CACAACTCAGAACACGCACGACTGCAAGTTCCTACATCACAAGTAAg aagCAGATCATCCTCAAGGGGAGATGTGAATGATCAGGATGCAATCCAGGAGAAATTTTACCCACCTCGTTTCATTCAAGTGCCAGAGAACATGTCAATTGAAGAAGGAAGATTCTGCAGAATGGACTTCAAA GTCAGCGGACTGCCAGCTCCTGATGTGTCATGGTATCTGAATGGAAGACCAGTTCAATCAGATGACTTGCACAAAATGATAGTGTCTGAAAAGGGTTTTCATTCACTCATCTTTGAAGTGGTCAGAGCTTCAGATGCAGGGGCCTATGCATGTGTTGCCAAGAACAGAGCAGGAGAAGCCACCTTTACTGTGCAGCTGGATGTCCTGG CAAAAGAACATAGAAGAGCACCAATGTTTATCTacaaaccacaaagcaaaaaagtTTTTGAGGGAGACTCAGTGAAGCTAGAATGCCAAATCTCAGCTGTACCTCCACCAAagattttctggaaaagaaataatgaaatggtACAATTCAACACTGATCGAATAAG tttatATCATGATAACTCTGGTAGAGTCACTTTACTGATAAAAGACGTAAACAAGAAAGATGCTGGGTGGTATACTGTGTCTGCAGTTAATGAAGCTGGAGTGACCACATGTAACACAAGATTAGATGTTACAG TCCGTCAAAGGCAAACTCTTCCGGCTCCTAAGCAGTTACGTGTTCGACCaactttcagcaaatatttagcaCTTAACGGTAAAGGTTTGGATGTGAAACAAGCTTTTAACCCTGAAGGAGAATTTCAGCGTCTGGCAGCTCAATCTGGACTCTATGAAAGTGAAGAACTTTAA